One Oncorhynchus keta strain PuntledgeMale-10-30-2019 chromosome 22, Oket_V2, whole genome shotgun sequence DNA window includes the following coding sequences:
- the LOC118400945 gene encoding G1/S-specific cyclin-D1-like, producing MEHLLLCCEVETIRRAYQDSNLLNDRVLQTMLKAEDNYLPATNYFKCVQKEIVPCMRRIVATWMLEVCEEQKCEEEVFPLAMNFLDRYLSVEPTKKTRLQLLGATCMFLASKMKETIPLTAVKLCIYTDNSIRTGELLQMELLVLNKLKWDLASVTPHDFIDHFLSKLPIHQDTKQILCKHAQTFVALCATDVKFIANPPSMIAAGSVAAAVQGLNLKSMDDALSSQQLTDFLSQVIRSDPDCLRACQEQIESLLETSLRQAQQHTVSIDTKSMDEEVDLSCTPTDVRDVNI from the exons ATGGAACACCTGTTGCTGTGCTGTGAAGTGGAGACCATCCGGAGAGCTTACCAAGACTCGAACCTGCTCAACGACAGAGTTCTGCAGACCATGCTAAAAGCGGAAGACAATTATCTCCCCGCAACGAACTACTTCAAATGTGTACAGAAAGAGATTGTACCCTGCATGAGGAGAATTGTTGCTACGTGGATGCTGGAG GTCTGTGAGGAACAGAAATGCGAAGAGGAGGTTTTTCCCCTAGCTATGAATTTTTTAGACAGATATTTGTCTGTTGAACCCACAAAGAAGACTCGACTACAGTTATTGGGCGCTACATGCATGTTTCTGGCGTCTAAAATGAAGGAGACCATTCCTCTAACAGCTGTGAAGTTGTGCATATACACAGACAATTCCATCCGGACGGGCGAGTTGCTG CAAATGGAACTACTGGTATTGAACAAGCTGAAATGGGATCTAGCCTCAGTTACTCCGCACGATTTCATAGACCACTTCCTCTCCAAGCTACCCATCCATCAGGACACCAAGCAAATCCTGTGCAAGCATGCCCAGACCTTTGTGGCTCTCTGTGCTACAG ATGTCAAATTCATTGCCAACCCTCCGTCAATGATCGCAGCGGGCAGTGTGGCGGCTGCTGTCCAGGGGCTGAATCTGAAGAGCATGGACGATGCACTGTCATCCCAGCAACTCACTGACTTCCTGTCTCAAGTCATCAGAAGTGACCCG GATTGTCTACGGGCATGTCAAGAACAGATCGAGTCCTTATTGGAGACCAGTCTCCGTCAGGCACAACAACACACTGTTTCCATTGACACCAAGAGCATGGATGAGGAGGTCGACCTGTCGTGCACGCCAACGGACGTTAGAGATGTGAACATCTGA